In Deltaproteobacteria bacterium, the genomic stretch TCGGGACCGTGGTCCCGGGCAACCGCCTCGAGTACGTGAAGATCGAGGCCGCGGGTGCGCACGGTGGAGACTCCGGCTTCGGCTGCCCGCCGACCGGCAGCACCTTCGCCACCGACGGCGCGCTCAAGATCTTCGCGCAACCGACCGAGTCGTTCCTGAAGAACTCGACGATCTCCAACTCGAGCTCGCACGGCGTCTTCCGGGCCTGGAACGGCTACGAGGTGGACTTCCTGCCAGGCAACACCTTCCAGAACATCGCGGGCTGCACCCAGATCCTGCCCAAGGACGACAAGCGCGTGTGCCCGAAAGATCCCCCCTGCCCGAAGTAGCGCCCCCGCCGGCTTAGTCCCCCCTGGCCACGGTAGCCGCCCCAGAGGCCGCGGGCGCCACCGACCGCCGTGCAATCACACCGCTAAATCGCGGGCCCGGCTGGCACGCACCGTGCTTCTCCTGCTCCGTGCCCTTCGCCCGACGCCCCGCACGCGGCCTGCTCCTCCTCGGCCTCCTCCTCCTCGCCACCCTGGCCGAGGGACGCGAGCCCCGGGTACGCCGCGAGCGCCCGGACCCCCTCGCCTCGCTCCGCGTGCAGGGCGGGCAGGCCCAGCGGCAGCGCCTCGCCGCCACGCTCGTTTTGACCGAGCACCCGAGCTCGCTTCGCCTCCTGCGCCGCCAGCTCCGGGACCTGAAGCGCACCCTCGCGGCGCCCGGAGGCGCTCCGACCGTCGACGCGCTGCTCGCGCGACTTCAGACCCCGTACATGTCCGCCACGAAGCACGTGCGCGAGTTCAAGCGCTACGCCGTGGAGCTCGGCCTCGCGAGCGCCAAGATGATCGACTTCGAGGGCAAGCCGATGGACCCGGGCGTCATCCCGCGCCACGTGGCCGTCCTCGAGCGGGCCGGCCTTCGCCCGGGACTCACCGGCGACCGCCTGATCCTCGTGCGCCTCCCGGCCGACGCCGAGCGCGCCGGCAAGGACCTCTCGCTGCGCGAACAGGTCATGCAGACCGTCGTGCGCACGAACCTGGCCCGCGTGCTGGCCGGAAAGCCGATCCCCGTCGACCAGCTCATCCTGCCGCAGGTGGAGTCCCCGACCGATCTCGCGCGCGTGCACGAGGAGTACGAGCGCGTCGCCACGCGGGAGCTCGACCTCGCCGTACGGCAGGGCCGCGTACGCGCGAGCGACCGCCGCAGCACCTTCGACCGGCTCGCCGCCATCCAGGTAGTCCCGCTCCTCGAATCCTCGGACGCGGTGCTCGACAGCGCGCGCATCACTCGCGAATACCTGCGCTACTACGAGGGGCATTTCGGCCGCCTCCCGGCGCACGCGCTCGTCTTCCTGGCCGGCTCCGACCTGAACCGCGAGGTGGGCCCCGTCGCGGGACAGCTCCTGCGCAGCGTCGCGCGGAGCCGCCTGGCGCAGCTCCAGGCCCGTCACCCCGGCGTAGATCTGATCCCCTGGATCGGAGTCGGGTCGGGCCCCATGCGCTCCGGCGTCGGCCGCCACCCCGAGCTCGCGGGCGCGCTCCACCCGGGGATGACCTTCACCGTGCAGCCGGACCAGCTCGACCAGCGCAACCGGAAGGCCGTCCTCGCCGCCTTCGGCCAGGCGGCCCTCGGCGCGCGGCCCGAGCTGCTCGACGCGAAGACCGAGCAGCACCGCATCGCGCTGGCGGTAGCCTTCGCCGATGTGCACGCGGCGCTCACCACACGCAACGCGCTCCCCTCGATCCGCATCGCCAACCTGCTCGCGCCGCTGAACCAGCGCGGCCGGAAGGGCGCCATCGGCAAGCTCCTCTACGAACGGGACGGCGAGCTCTACCTGCGCTCCGCGCAAGACGACAAGTCGCCCCCCGCGCCGACTCCACCGACGGGGGCGGCGTACGGCCGGACGCTCGATCTGGCCGGCCTGGCCGAGCAGCTCGACGCCCCCTTCCAACCCGAGCGCGCGCGCGTCGAGCGCCGCCAGGCGATCATCGATCGCTACTGGCCCCAGGGGATCCCCGACTCCCGAGCCATCTCCGGGGCCTTCGCCCGCTACGTGGAGGGGCACAGCCTGACCACCGTGGCCGGCCTCGGACGCGCGCTCGAGCAGACCGAGGCGCGCCACGGCCGCCGGGCGGCGGAGAGCCTCCGTCCCCTCATCCTCTACCTGGTGAAGAACGACGGCTTCGTGCTCACCCGCGACCGCGAGCTCGTGCGTCGGCGCATCGAGGTCCTTCTGCCACACTTCACGCCGGCCGAGGTGACCCAGTGGACCCAGCGCTACTTCGACGACCTGGCGCTGCTCGATCGGTACCTCGCGCGACCGGCCCAGGGAGCCTCCTCCGGTGGCCTGCGCCTCGAGGAACTCATCGACACCAAGCACCGCGCGCGCTACGAGAGCGCTTCCCGGCGCCTCTACCGGAACGCGAGCTTCGTGCGCTACCTTCGGGGCCAGGATCTCCCGCTGCGAGAGTGGATGACGGTCATGGACGATCTCGTCCCGCTGCTCGCCAACCCGGGGTGGAACCGGATCGGCTAAGGGCCCGCGCACCATGCCCGTTCGCCCCGGCTCGACGGGGAAATGGCGCCAATCTGGCCCACTTTCCCTTGCCCCGCTGCATTGACCTGCACCTCGTCGACGAAATCAACGAAACGCGGAGTCGCGAATCGTCGCCGGAGCCATTGCCGCGCCCCCGGCCTCATAGTAATAGTTCCTGAGCGTCCAGGGCCCCCTCTGCGGGCGCGGCCGTATCCTCGGCACGCCATCGCTGCACGGGCCCCACGGTGATGTCCATGGCACAGCTCGGCAACGCCGCCGTCCACCTGATCCTCATCCTCGCCACCTGGGCGGGAGTCCTCGCGCTCGTCGGAGCGCGGCGTCGCTCCGCGACCATGGTCCACGCGGCGACGCTCATGACCTACGCCACCGCCGCCGTGGCCTCGGTGGCGATGGTCACGCTGGCCTACGCCTTCGCCATCTCGGACCTGAATCTGGTCTACGTGCAGCAGCACTCGGACCACGCCATGCCGCTCTTCTACCGCATCACCTCCCTCTGGGGCGGGATGGAGGGCTCGCTCCTCCTCTGGGCCTGGCTCCTCGCGGTGTTCACCGCGCTCGCCATCCGCTCGAACCGCGAGCGTCTGCGCGAGCTCACCCCATGGGCCATCGTGGTGCTCATGGTGGTGATCGACTTCTTCGCGGTCCTGCTGATCGTCCACTCCAATCCCTTCGAGGTCTTCCTCACCGGCGCCCCCACCACGGGCAAGGGACTCAACCCGCTCTTGCAGAACCCGTACATGGTGACCCACCCGCCCTCGCTCTACCTGGGCTTCGTCGGCATGGCGATCCCGTTCGCCTTCGCGATGGCCGCACTCATCACCGGCCATACCGACGAGGCCTGGCTGCAGGCGGTGCGTCGCTGGGCCCTCCTTGCGTGGTTCTTCCTCGCGCTGGGGCTCACCCTCGGCATGCTCTGGGCGTACGAGGAGCTCGGCTGGGGCGGGTACTGGGGCTGGGACCCCGTCGAGAACGCGGGCTTCATGCCCTGGCTCCTCTCCACCGCGTTCATCCATTCCATCATCGTGCAAGAGCGCCGGCAGATGCTGAAGACC encodes the following:
- a CDS encoding phosphoenolpyruvate carboxylase encodes the protein MPFARRPARGLLLLGLLLLATLAEGREPRVRRERPDPLASLRVQGGQAQRQRLAATLVLTEHPSSLRLLRRQLRDLKRTLAAPGGAPTVDALLARLQTPYMSATKHVREFKRYAVELGLASAKMIDFEGKPMDPGVIPRHVAVLERAGLRPGLTGDRLILVRLPADAERAGKDLSLREQVMQTVVRTNLARVLAGKPIPVDQLILPQVESPTDLARVHEEYERVATRELDLAVRQGRVRASDRRSTFDRLAAIQVVPLLESSDAVLDSARITREYLRYYEGHFGRLPAHALVFLAGSDLNREVGPVAGQLLRSVARSRLAQLQARHPGVDLIPWIGVGSGPMRSGVGRHPELAGALHPGMTFTVQPDQLDQRNRKAVLAAFGQAALGARPELLDAKTEQHRIALAVAFADVHAALTTRNALPSIRIANLLAPLNQRGRKGAIGKLLYERDGELYLRSAQDDKSPPAPTPPTGAAYGRTLDLAGLAEQLDAPFQPERARVERRQAIIDRYWPQGIPDSRAISGAFARYVEGHSLTTVAGLGRALEQTEARHGRRAAESLRPLILYLVKNDGFVLTRDRELVRRRIEVLLPHFTPAEVTQWTQRYFDDLALLDRYLARPAQGASSGGLRLEELIDTKHRARYESASRRLYRNASFVRYLRGQDLPLREWMTVMDDLVPLLANPGWNRIG
- the ccsA gene encoding cytochrome c biogenesis protein CcsA; its protein translation is MAQLGNAAVHLILILATWAGVLALVGARRRSATMVHAATLMTYATAAVASVAMVTLAYAFAISDLNLVYVQQHSDHAMPLFYRITSLWGGMEGSLLLWAWLLAVFTALAIRSNRERLRELTPWAIVVLMVVIDFFAVLLIVHSNPFEVFLTGAPTTGKGLNPLLQNPYMVTHPPSLYLGFVGMAIPFAFAMAALITGHTDEAWLQAVRRWALLAWFFLALGLTLGMLWAYEELGWGGYWGWDPVENAGFMPWLLSTAFIHSIIVQERRQMLKTWNMVLAILAFCMTIFGTFLTRSGFIDSVHAFARSNIGYVFLAFIGIVLVVGLGLVVWRLPKLRSRGELESVMSREFWFLLNNWVLLSGCLLVMVLTVFPNISEAFGEKITI